The region AGACCAAAGTTGGCCGAGAGGGCGGCAAAAGGCGCCATGAGTTTAAGCATGAGGAGCGCGCCTTGGGAGAAAGGGTCAAAGATGGGGATCAGGCGGTAGACGGCGTCGAGGGAGAAGGAAGATACAGAGGCGATGTTTGAGGCCGAGAAGAAGGCGGATtggatgaagaagatgaagaagagggcGATGCGTGCGTCGCCTAGTGTTAGTGATCTATATTCTCCTTGCTGAAGCGAGCCAAGTCGATCAGATGCAGCGTCCATGGTAGGTTTGGCGGGGTTCGTTGCGATATCTTTCGCTGTTGATGACGACGCATCGCTGCTCTTGGTGTGTACGTAGACTTGATGCTCGAGGCGCATCCAGCTGAAGAGGCACATACAGAAGGCGAAGTAGAATAGACCTTCGTATGATATGGAGAGAATGATAAAGGTCGGTGCAAATTGCAAAAATATGACCACTAGTCGATGGACGTAATGACTGTTGGGGTACAAGCCGTGTAGTTGTGGGACGAACAGAGAGGTTAGCAACGTGGCTCGTCCAACCGTGAGCACGCCTAGTGGTATGCCCTCGCGTGCTTGGATGTAACTGATGCTACTCTTAGTCACGATCATAGATAGGAGTACAAGGCCGAGTTGGATGCTGAGGATGATGCGCGACTTGTCGTTGAGCTCGTGTTCGGCAAGCTCAGCTTCAGATTTGGAATCTCCGAGGATGCTCTTCTCGAAGAGTAGGTAGATGGCACCGACTCCAAACATCAGTATTCCTCCAAGGAGACTGTCAATGGTTAGTATCTAGGCAGAAGGGAAGAATAATCGTTCTTACATCAGGCGCACATCCTCAGCTTTGTTGGCTGGTAGCAACGTAAAAGCGCTCATGGCAATACATGACAAAGTCCAGGTGGCAACGGTTCCTACGTTCTTCTTGACAAAATCTAGGCCATAGACCGCTGGCCAGAATGTCGCCATAAGATAGCATACTGTATAAATCTCTCTGATAAAGTAGCTTTGAACCTATTCGATAGTCAGCACAGGCACATGATGCTTTTAACGCCATTACGTACCAGAGCCTCAAGAAGACCGAAGAAGCCAAGCGTCGCGAAGACAAGCATTGCTACGTCAGCGCCAGAGCTGAGCTGACCAAACAGTCTCTTCCCACCCTTGATCAGTGACAACCTCTGAGCatagacctcttcccagAAAAGGACCGGAAAGAAAGCATAGGCATAGTAGAAAATCGGGGAACGCTGTTTCAAGAGAATCCCGTAGAGTGCTACAAGCACTGATGAGAAAACTACCATGCTCGCTGGCGTCCTCTGTGCCGGAACATGTTCAGTAAGTACATGGGAGTCGATGACTGTTGTAATGGCGAACACAATCCAGCCCACGTAGCCCGCGGTGACCAATGTCCTTAGGAATAGCCAGTCGTATGTCTGCAAGTATCGGAGTCCGCGGAGTCCGAGGTCTATGAGCTCATGAGTCTGGCGAATAGCTTCCTCTGCGTCCCCCTTGTTGATTGCTGCCTGTATCTCCGCCACGCGATGTTCGACCGAGTGTGCCTCGTCACCAAGACCGGAGAAGGGCGTGTACCGTAACTGGGTGGTCATTTTCGCCTCCTCCTTGACATGATACATTTCCAGTATCTCCTTGGCATTGGCGAGAAGAGCTTCGGCCTTGGATTTGGGGTCGGTGTCCAGGTAGGAGAGGGGCAGGACTCCGACTGAATTGGTAGGAAAGTCTAAGCCTACAAGATAGGCCATAAGAGCTGCTACGTCAGCCTGAGCAACGTCGTGTCGTTCGATCTCGTCCAAGTTCCAGTCAGACGAGAATTCGGTATGACCTCGTGCGATACCAGATTTGTTCTTGGACGGTGCGGCGACACCAGCACCCCATGCAATCAAGGGTGTGCGCGTGTTATCTGGATGACCGTCTCCATGGCTGCCCCAATCGCTCATACCGTGGTCTGCCGTAAACACAAACGACGTTTTGTCGTCGCCGTAGAAGTCTTCAATGAGACGAGTGATCTCTTGCACGCCGCGATCGACAATTTGGATATTGTGCAGATACTGCCAGGAATAGGGACGATGCGCATGGCCAGTAGTATCCAATCCCAGCAAATGCAAGAAGAAGACATTCTTCTCCTGCCGCAGCTCTGCGTCCAAAGTCGCATTCGTCTTTGCATCCGCGAACAGCTTCGCAACACGCTCAAAGACCCATTCGTCCAGCATCCAGGCATTTTTGGAATAGTCTTCCTCTTCGGCACCATAGCAGTATGCATCGACTCTTCCAGGCACCGCACCAGTCTCGAACATGGGAAGAATGTCCGGGCTGCCCCAACTCCATGTATGCCTGCTTCGATTGAAGACACTGTCAAAGTTGACCGGGTTCAGCTTCCAACCGGTTGTGACGGCAGAGACATCCTCGTATAAACCTGCGATGAGCGCAACATGTCCAGGGCGTGATTCGGTAGGGACACGAGTGTGAGAGACGCCAAAAGTGCCATGTTCTAGGACGCGAGATCGGAGGAATGGAGCGAGTGGACGCGGTATACTCGAGTTGTCCGCCAAAGGGGTCGGGGGGTTTGGATCAGGGTTTGGAAACGATTGGAACGCTTTGTCTGCGCGCAGCCCATCGCCTGCAATGCCATTAGCCTACAACCAACTGCGCATATTTTGGCACCTTACCGACGAACAAGACCAGTCGTTTTGCAGGAGCTTCTTGTGTCTGCACTCGGTGCTCGCGCATGCCATGGACGACAGGACTTTTGAAATAAATGTCGAAAATCTGTTCAAATCGTCAGATCAGGAGGTGACGGCCCCCAAGGGCAAAAAGAGGGTTCCAAAGGGTCCATTGCATCTGCTGGACTTACCGAAAATATGTACACCAGGTGGAACACCACCGCGATCAGTAAAAACCTATAGCGACCGAATTGCGCCATTATGAAAGAGTGTGAAGAAAGCGGATTGCGCCCTGAGGACACGGTGTGATGCGACGCGACGCTGCTCCTCAGTAAGTACTCCAATGGCCTACCGCGTACACCTGCCAAGACATTTTCAATCCATGCCAATACGACAAGCAATCCAGCCCGGGGGGGCGCTCTAGACTTATAGGGTTTCAGTCACTGGATTTAAACCCTACTTGCAAAAGAGCAGGGCGCTTGATTACACAATTGGGGTCCCTGAAGTGAGTATGTATTCTGTGGTCGCAAGTTGGTTACCCGAATAGGAAATACCGAGCTCAAGCTCCGCAACTTCCCGCACCGCCCAAAACATTTGCATTTGCACCAGCTTGTTGTTAATGCACTTGATTGCTATGGAATTCTCCGCCCCGACAAAGTCTTAATCAATGTATCAAAAGACCGGTGCTCCTTGTCTCATCCATCTCATGTCGTGGTCCCGCCTACTCTTCAACATTGAAGTTGGCGCCCTCTCTCAGACCCTCAACAACCAACTCATGGCCTTCTACGCGTTGGTAGATATCCTTGATATCGTCTGTGTGCATGTCAGTCTTGCCATATTTGCATCAGCTTCGCAGAACTTACCCGTAGTCGTCTCAAAGTGGCTGGTGGCATCATAGCTCTTCGACAAGAAGATGTTGTCGTTGGCACCGCTCTCGAGTGGCTCGTAAAGTGGAATTGCTGGGCCCATGAACTTCTCCTCGATCTTTCCGAGACGGTCGAGACCTGGCTGGAGCTCAAGGTGGTGGTTGCTGTCACCTTCGGCAATGGTGGAGACAATGGCGATGTAGTAGCCCTTGGGGCATACGTTGTGCGCCGACGAAACGACAGCGACGTAGATGTCTAGGTAACGTATTAGTGCCAGATCTGCAAACTGGAGACATTGCGCTTACCGTGCTTGCGGCCAACCTGAGACTGGGGGATGATCAGCTGCAGAGAATCCGCATCGCCGGTGTTAGGGATTGGGTGGTTAAGAATGCAAATGGCCTTGAGCAAATGTCCGGTAACTCGGACCTTGCCAGGGAAGTACGAGGGGTCTGCGAGAATCTTGCCCGCCTTGGTCTCGAACTTCATGCCCTCACCAGCATCGTCCTTCTCCTTCATGGTTGCCTTGATGCCGACAACCTTGTTACCATCGTATAGGAATTCGTCAACATCGGTGTTCAGCATGTAGGTACCGCCGTAGATGGCAGAGAGACGAGCAAAGCCCTGGGGAAGCTCTCCGAGACCGTAAAGGGGGTAGATGTAGGGCGACTTTCCGTACCGCGCCATGGAGTTGACGTAGAGCCGGATGCGCTGAATGGCCTCATTCGCCTGCCCCTGTTGCGTGATGTAGTCGTCGGTAGGGTATAGAGCCATGGAGTGACCAACGAAGTCGCGGGTGGTGGCCTCGAGGCCGAACTTGTCGTAGACATCTTTCATGGTGCATGTCTTTACGTCAAGGCCTTTGTCAGATGTTAGTCATTGCCAGTCCCAAGTCGACAGTGCGTATAGAATGCCTACCCTTGTGTGTCGCTGGGTCATCCAGATTGTATCCACCAACCCACTCTAGGAAGTTCTTTGCGCGGCGCTTCTCAAAGAGACCCATGAGGGGAGACTTTAGCGCCTCGGTGGTATCTGAGGGAACCTTTGCCACGGTCGCCTTGGCGCCATCGCCCTGTTGTACAAAGCTGCCTGCAATCTGCTTGAACTCGAGGTACTTGGTGACGTCGGTGGACACGAGGATGTTGGTGAGTTCACCGTTGGACATGAGGAGCTTGGGCACCAGGTCGATGTTCCAGTCATTTACGCGGCCGTACTTCTTCCACGGCTCACCCTCGGTCTGGCCATATCGCTTGAATAGCTACGTTGTTGGTCAGCGTTGTGTTGGAATATCTGCATGACGTGCTTTGCAACTTACTGCCTCGATGTTGAGTGATGCTGCCTCACTGCGTCATGTTAGTATGTTGAGCTCTCCCGGCTTGAGCCATATCCATCAAGACCACGTACCCGCCATAGTGGTCGTTGCGGTCGATGTGAAGCACTTTCTTGCCCTTGACACTAAGGACACTGCAAGAAAGTCAGTAGGGGCGCAGATGGACTTGTTGATCGAGTCTCTGTATTACCCTGAAAGCACGCATTCGGTGAGACCTGGGTATGATTAGCTTCGGCAATGGGTGGCATCGAGGTGGGGTAAAAGCAGCCCACCTGTTCCCAGGACCACGACGTCGTACTCTGGTGCGATTTCGTCCATGGCTGTATAATGGTAGTTGTGTAATGGAGGAGTTTGAGGAATGCGGGAGAAAGTTGTCCGCTAGGAAGCGCGTGGACAGGACCTCTTAGGGCGGTGAGATGGATGTGGGGTTGTAGCTCTTTGGGAAGCGCCTCGCCAATTTGGTCGACGTGTCTATGCTAGCATTACTTTCATAACTTATCGCGTTTTGGCATATGCTAGACTAGTGCGATTCACCATTTCATCGTCTTCATGGCTTGCTAGGAGTGCTACCTGCAGCTTGCTACAATATCTACCTGGGCTATCCTGTCACTTCAAATGTACGCGTCCTGTACCCCACGAGCGCACACAACCCGCCATCCTAGATGCGACATAATGTACAATACGTATATGAAGGTGCGGCCGTGCATGCTCTCCATTGCGGCGTGAACACCGCGCTTATACCGTACAGTAAACACCCACTTTATGCATAGTTGGTCTTGTCCTTTGGCCGTGCTTCTGCTGATGTGATATCGTTCGGGCCAGATTCGACTATAGCCTCTTGCTGAGCGTCCTGTGCTGCCTCGTCTTCCTCTAGCGGGTCCTGCAAACATGTCAGCATGCATCGAGCTTCGTTGATGAGTGCAACGTACATATGGCACCTGCGTGTACTGTGGCCCATCAGTCTTCTGAAGATCAATTTCAGGGTCATTCTGCGCCAGTGCAAAAGCTTCTTGGTACGCCTTGTGTCGCTCGGCCAAGGTGTCGAGGATTGCCTTCATCGTCTCCTGCACCGTCTGGTCGCGATTCGCATTCTCCACATCTCCGTAGCCAGCATTGATACGTTTGCGCTCAATCTTCTCCGTCGCAAGCCGGTTCCGCTCCTTTACACATATCCACCACAGCTGGTGTAGTGAGTCCCAGTCATGAGCGCGCAGCTCGCCCACGGTCCACGCTCTCCCTGTATCTCAGTCAGCCCTCAGCCTGGAAATCAAGTGACGAATCGCCGCGAACCGTGTTCCTGTTCGGTTATTGGTGTCTGCAGAAGCTGCTTGTCCTTGAAGAAATCCCAAAGTCCGTGGTCTGGGGTGCCCGTCACCTTCTCCTCGACCTTGACGGGCTTCGGTAGTTTCTGCTTCTCAAAGTCCTTCTTCTTAACTGACAGCGTTTGTCTAGCGCGTAGGCCAGTGGCCCTGACAGCCGAGTTTCCCCTGTCCTTGTTGTTGTCTCTCTTCCATCGTGCGGGCGAAGTGGAGAAGCATGCTCGCGGGGCATTGCGCGCCAATTGGACTGATGGGACAAGGAAAGCAAAAAGAGCATCCGAGTGTGTTGTCACCGCTACATTGGGCCGTAAGAGTCGTGAGGAGGATGTGGTAGCCATGTCGTGCGTG is a window of Pyrenophora tritici-repentis strain M4 chromosome 2, whole genome shotgun sequence DNA encoding:
- a CDS encoding PigN multi-domain protein — encoded protein: MAQFGRYRFLLIAVVFHLVYIFSIFDIYFKSPVVHGMREHRVQTQEAPAKRLVLFVGDGLRADKAFQSFPNPDPNPPTPLADNSSIPRPLAPFLRSRVLEHGTFGVSHTRVPTESRPGHVALIAGLYEDVSAVTTGWKLNPVNFDSVFNRSRHTWSWGSPDILPMFETGAVPGRVDAYCYGAEEEDYSKNAWMLDEWVFERVAKLFADAKTNATLDAELRQEKNVFFLHLLGLDTTGHAHRPYSWQYLHNIQIVDRGVQEITRLIEDFYGDDKTSFVFTADHGMSDWGSHGDGHPDNTRTPLIAWGAGVAAPSKNKSGIARGHTEFSSDWNLDEIERHDVAQADVAALMAYLVGLDFPTNSVGVLPLSYLDTDPKSKAEALLANAKEILEMYHVKEEAKMTTQLRYTPFSGLGDEAHSVEHRVAEIQAAINKGDAEEAIRQTHELIDLGLRGLRYLQTYDWLFLRTLVTAGYVGWIVFAITTVIDSHVLTEHVPAQRTPASMVVFSSVLVALYGILLKQRSPIFYYAYAFFPVLFWEEVYAQRLSLIKGGKRLFGQLSSGADVAMLVFATLGFFGLLEALVQSYFIREIYTVCYLMATFWPAVYGLDFVKKNVGTVATWTLSCIAMSAFTLLPANKAEDVRLILLGGILMFGVGAIYLLFEKSILGDSKSEAELAEHELNDKSRIILSIQLGLVLLSMIVTKSSISYIQAREGIPLGVLTVGRATLLTSLFVPQLHGLYPNSHYVHRLVVIFLQFAPTFIILSISYEGLFYFAFCMCLFSWMRLEHQVYVHTKSSDASSSTAKDIATNPAKPTMDAASDRLGSLQQGEYRSLTLGDARIALFFIFFIQSAFFSASNIASVSSFSLDAVYRLIPIFDPFSQGALLMLKLMAPFAALSANFGLLNRRLGVAPSALFMVVMAVSDVMTLSFFYMVKDEGSWLDIGTTISHFVIASLLGVFVSGLEIYSEWTIRGVEFGGKKKVGAGKVGERKVE
- a CDS encoding MRS6, RAB protein geranylgeranyltransferase component A (RAB escort protein) — protein: MDEIAPEYDVVVLGTGLTECVLSGVLSVKGKKVLHIDRNDHYGGEAASLNIEALFKRYGQTEGEPWKKYGRVNDWNIDLVPKLLMSNGELTNILVSTDVTKYLEFKQIAGSFVQQGDGAKATVAKVPSDTTEALKSPLMGLFEKRRAKNFLEWVGGYNLDDPATHKGLDVKTCTMKDVYDKFGLEATTRDFVGHSMALYPTDDYITQQGQANEAIQRIRLYVNSMARYGKSPYIYPLYGLGELPQGFARLSAIYGGTYMLNTDVDEFLYDGNKVVGIKATMKEKDDAGEGMKFETKAGKILADPSYFPGKVRVTGHLLKAICILNHPIPNTGDADSLQLIIPQSQVGRKHDIYVAVVSSAHNVCPKGYYIAIVSTIAEGDSNHHLELQPGLDRLGKIEEKFMGPAIPLYEPLESGANDNIFLSKSYDATSHFETTTDDIKDIYQRVEGHELVVEGLREGANFNVEE
- a CDS encoding mitochondrial 54S ribosomal protein uL29m; its protein translation is MATTSSSRLLRPNVAVTTHSDALFAFLVPSVQLARNAPRACFSTSPARWKRDNNKDRGNSAVRATGLRARQTLSVKKKDFEKQKLPKPVKVEEKVTGTPDHGLWDFFKDKQLLQTPITEQEHGRAWTVGELRAHDWDSLHQLWWICVKERNRLATEKIERKRINAGYGDVENANRDQTVQETMKAILDTLAERHKAYQEAFALAQNDPEIDLQKTDGPQYTQVPYDPLEEDEAAQDAQQEAIVESGPNDITSAEARPKDKTNYA